The following proteins are co-located in the Pseudoalteromonas sp. N1230-9 genome:
- a CDS encoding DUF1240 domain-containing protein → MLFFRGKESEGNFSDFELNKKVIICLTFILLLLLAYGYMYGTYVGVKNHLIINDELYYISEVGYLAPAVFLVPFPIIAIIGGVQKLLGKENNKTAKHLIKSLLYGVPLYVAFSIICSFYIEANLKNHGYTYCSWYKFSPTRSPDVWLKNGELCLKVHHYVVLDVEEWFEWHNEQGIEPQLDELKAFIAKKNKEQGR, encoded by the coding sequence ATGCTGTTTTTTAGGGGAAAAGAATCTGAAGGAAATTTTTCAGATTTTGAACTCAATAAAAAAGTGATTATTTGTCTGACATTTATATTATTGCTGCTTTTGGCTTATGGATACATGTATGGTACTTACGTAGGTGTGAAAAATCATTTAATTATTAATGATGAGCTATATTACATTAGTGAGGTAGGTTACCTAGCTCCAGCTGTTTTTTTAGTACCATTTCCTATTATTGCTATTATAGGCGGTGTTCAAAAGTTGTTAGGGAAAGAAAATAATAAAACTGCTAAACATCTAATAAAGTCATTGCTTTATGGTGTTCCCTTGTATGTGGCTTTTTCAATTATTTGTAGCTTTTATATCGAAGCAAACTTAAAAAACCATGGTTACACTTACTGTTCGTGGTATAAATTTTCCCCGACACGCTCCCCTGATGTATGGCTAAAAAATGGTGAACTTTGCTTGAAAGTTCATCATTATGTTGTGTTAGATGTTGAAGAGTGGTTTGAATGGCATAATGAACAAGGTATTGAACCTCAACTTGATGAGCTAAAAGCCTTTATTGCTAAAAAAAATAAAGAGCAAGGTCGCTAA
- a CDS encoding DUF1240 domain-containing protein: MPFFKWERSDEKFSDLNFTTKCWLLFGLIFMTCIAILLLYGANKGMNEHVFFDKGDYYVSEVSIQAPAFFLLPFPVLMMIGIIQKIFNYKNEKTFLLMIKSTLAGIVLYFISSIVLSFYIEANLKNHGYTYCSWYKFSPTRSPDVWLKNDELCLKVHHYVVSDVKEWFEWHNEQGIEPQLDELKAFIAKVNKEQGR, encoded by the coding sequence ATGCCATTTTTTAAATGGGAGAGATCAGATGAAAAGTTTTCTGATCTTAATTTTACTACTAAATGTTGGCTACTGTTTGGCTTGATATTTATGACTTGTATTGCGATTTTATTGCTTTATGGGGCAAATAAAGGAATGAATGAGCATGTGTTTTTTGATAAAGGTGATTATTATGTAAGTGAGGTTAGTATTCAGGCTCCTGCTTTCTTTTTATTACCATTCCCAGTATTAATGATGATTGGGATAATTCAAAAGATCTTTAATTATAAAAATGAAAAAACATTTTTGCTGATGATAAAGTCAACATTAGCTGGCATAGTTTTATACTTTATTTCGTCGATTGTGTTGAGTTTTTACATTGAAGCAAACTTAAAAAACCATGGCTACACTTACTGCTCTTGGTATAAATTTTCCCCAACACGCTCCCCCGATGTATGGCTAAAAAATGATGAACTTTGTTTGAAAGTTCATCATTACGTTGTGTCTGATGTTAAAGAGTGGTTTGAGTGGCATAATGAGCAAGGTATCGAACCGCAACTTGATGAACTAAAAGCCTTTATTGCTAAAGTAAATAAAGAGCAAGGTCGCTAA
- a CDS encoding mechanosensitive ion channel domain-containing protein codes for MDFVELFNEQYHLIVTIIAILLYPLLRKTTKKLLLKAIKGKADPHREYRAELLLNIILAIVMLCLVLVFWGIELRGLLVLGSSIFAMLGVALFAAWSLLSNLTAFLLMFIQNDCRVGYWVRVIDGANFLEGRITEMGLMNVVLEHVDGHKVIYPNNIFVTRPVMVLNKAPAPTKTASTKRILGPKK; via the coding sequence TTGGACTTCGTCGAACTTTTTAATGAGCAATACCATTTAATCGTCACAATCATCGCGATTTTGCTTTACCCGTTGCTTCGTAAAACCACAAAAAAGCTGTTGCTTAAAGCAATCAAAGGAAAAGCCGATCCTCATCGTGAATACCGCGCAGAGCTCCTACTAAATATTATTCTAGCCATTGTTATGCTGTGCTTAGTATTAGTTTTTTGGGGGATCGAGTTGCGTGGTTTGTTAGTGCTTGGCTCCTCAATTTTTGCCATGCTCGGCGTTGCACTGTTTGCTGCATGGTCACTTCTTAGTAACTTAACAGCCTTTTTACTCATGTTCATTCAAAACGACTGCCGTGTTGGCTATTGGGTAAGAGTGATTGATGGCGCAAACTTTCTTGAAGGTCGCATTACTGAAATGGGATTAATGAATGTTGTGCTTGAACACGTTGATGGGCATAAAGTTATTTACCCTAATAACATCTTTGTTACCCGCCCTGTGATGGTGCTCAACAAAGCCCCTGCCCCAACGAAAACAGCATCGACAAAACGTATTCTAGGCCCCAAAAAATAA
- a CDS encoding BamA/TamA family outer membrane protein, whose translation MAASAYAQQLPSDDNNYCQNQRTLKSQDNNLRRQLDTDNPLPEAAENRKIVAVELEQLNVFNTKLEEEDNFLFRFANRAHMTTEPEVIHSVLLFSEGDTYNPRKLLESERLLRKQGYLYDARIHANLDCDGNVRVKVVTRDLWTLLPEISFSRSGGENESSIGFRESNFLGWGKRVSFSRTRDADRTGYLFVYDDPNILSSRYRGRIEYSDNDDGKRHYIDLSYPFFSIDTPYSYGFTSYSDQRRESLYYRGDVVSEFEQKTILNRAYFGHSRHFANNWTQRLSIGFENREDTFAAIPETHLPIANDRNVSYPYIRGQWFEDHFVKVRNFDSIYRTEDLNLGWNISALLGYSSKDISDDASRTIYSLSLSKAHYTGDNQLWRFKADIDGYWNEEQDDVENLITSSQVQYYLNTSIQQTWYAKVRLQYAKNLTADKQLTLGGENGLRGYPLDYQVGDRSFLVTLEKRYYWEYDLLQLFKVGGAAFYDIGRAWYNDKDNGSNGNVLQNVGVGLRLAPSRANAGTVIHLDIAAPINKQDDDIDSVQWLVTVKNTF comes from the coding sequence ATGGCAGCAAGTGCATATGCGCAGCAGCTACCTAGTGATGATAACAATTATTGTCAAAACCAACGTACGCTTAAATCACAAGATAACAACCTACGTCGCCAACTTGATACCGACAACCCACTCCCCGAAGCCGCCGAAAATCGCAAAATTGTTGCTGTCGAGCTTGAGCAACTTAATGTCTTCAACACTAAACTTGAAGAAGAAGATAACTTTCTATTTCGCTTTGCAAACCGCGCGCACATGACAACGGAGCCTGAGGTTATTCATAGCGTTTTACTGTTCAGTGAAGGCGATACTTATAACCCTCGTAAGCTACTAGAATCAGAGCGGCTCCTACGTAAGCAAGGCTACCTATATGACGCACGCATTCACGCTAACCTTGATTGCGATGGTAATGTTCGTGTGAAGGTCGTGACGCGTGATTTATGGACTTTGCTTCCTGAAATAAGCTTTAGCCGCAGTGGCGGTGAAAACGAATCGAGTATTGGTTTTCGTGAATCTAACTTTTTAGGATGGGGTAAACGCGTTTCTTTCTCGCGCACGCGTGATGCTGATCGTACCGGTTATCTATTCGTATATGATGATCCTAATATTCTATCTAGCCGTTATCGAGGGCGTATTGAATACTCAGACAACGATGATGGTAAACGCCACTACATAGATTTAAGTTATCCCTTTTTCTCAATAGATACTCCTTACAGCTATGGTTTTACGAGTTACTCTGACCAGCGTCGTGAGTCGCTATATTACCGCGGTGATGTTGTTAGCGAATTTGAACAAAAAACGATTTTAAATAGGGCCTACTTTGGCCACTCACGTCATTTTGCAAATAATTGGACTCAGCGCCTTAGCATCGGGTTTGAAAACCGGGAAGATACCTTTGCAGCCATTCCTGAAACACATTTACCGATCGCCAATGATCGTAACGTAAGTTACCCCTATATTCGTGGCCAGTGGTTTGAAGACCATTTTGTTAAAGTGAGAAATTTTGACAGTATCTACCGCACCGAGGATCTTAATTTAGGCTGGAATATTAGTGCCTTACTGGGCTATTCAAGTAAAGATATAAGTGATGATGCCAGCCGCACCATTTACTCGCTCTCTTTATCTAAAGCGCATTACACTGGTGATAATCAACTATGGCGTTTCAAAGCAGACATTGATGGCTATTGGAATGAAGAGCAAGACGATGTTGAAAACTTAATAACCAGTTCACAAGTTCAGTACTACTTAAACACCAGCATACAACAAACTTGGTATGCAAAAGTGCGTCTGCAATATGCAAAAAACCTGACCGCAGATAAGCAACTAACCTTAGGGGGCGAGAATGGTTTACGCGGTTACCCTTTGGATTACCAAGTAGGTGATCGCAGCTTTCTAGTAACATTAGAAAAACGCTATTATTGGGAATATGACTTACTACAATTATTTAAAGTCGGCGGTGCAGCCTTTTACGATATAGGCCGTGCTTGGTATAACGATAAAGACAATGGCTCCAACGGCAACGTATTACAAAACGTCGGAGTTGGGCTTCGCTTAGCCCCAAGTCGCGCAAATGCAGGCACGGTTATTCACCTCGATATTGCTGCGCCAATTAACAAACAAGATGATGATATTGACTCTGTGCAGTGGCTCGTCACCGTTAAAAATACTTTTTAA
- a CDS encoding DUF3630 family protein, which produces MTELLYDAEHQVIIITPSEHPTDEDFALWATLFLHAPAIQTADFDAGADRHRVRFHFTDHSFNLNFEHYSESIWINAEGVEAAALLADLYQYLVMQLQ; this is translated from the coding sequence ATGACTGAACTTTTATACGATGCTGAACATCAAGTTATTATCATCACGCCAAGCGAACATCCCACCGATGAAGACTTTGCGTTATGGGCTACACTTTTCCTGCACGCTCCAGCTATTCAAACCGCTGACTTTGATGCAGGAGCTGATCGACATAGAGTAAGGTTTCACTTTACAGATCATAGTTTTAATCTAAACTTTGAACATTACAGTGAAAGTATTTGGATTAACGCCGAAGGCGTTGAAGCAGCAGCCTTATTAGCTGACCTTTATCAGTATTTAGTTATGCAGTTACAATAA
- the recQ gene encoding DNA helicase RecQ, whose product MNTNTATTNTPIRSPQAVLKQVFGYSEFRDGQHAIIAAALDGQDSLVLLPTGGGKSLCYQVPALILDGVTVVISPLISLMQDQVAQLRALGVQAAYINNSLPFEEQQAVYQQLHYGQIKLLYVAPEKVLQHDFLERLSHLKLALFAIDEAHCVSHWGHDFRPHYCRLNELKQRFMHVPMMALTATADKATRYDIIEQLQLNHPYVHTGSFDRPNIRYTIEEKFKPMVQLLRYLKEQQNQSGIIYCTSRKRVDDVAEKLADAGFNAAAYHAGMSNEQRQFVQSGFARDDIQIVVATVAFGMGINKPNVRFVVHYDIPKSIEAYYQETGRAGRDGLAAEAIMYFDPADIGRVRRFFEDIEDEQRRRVEEQRFNAMASFAEAQTCRRQILLNYFSEYKRETCGNCDICLNPPKSFDGTLVAQQALSCVYRAEQRFGIGYIVELLRGANTSRIRDNNHHQLSTYGIGKDHSVEFWLSILRQLIHQGLLSQDITQGSSLRLTEAARAVLKSEYALQLAEPRLQAKHVYQDKLAQFNYDKKLFARLRALRKELADADDVPPYVVFNDKTLAEMAQLMPTNDSEFLKVSGVGFTKLNKYGAPFLNTIRDYLAAN is encoded by the coding sequence ATGAATACCAATACCGCAACAACCAACACACCCATTCGCTCACCACAAGCCGTACTCAAACAAGTATTTGGTTACAGTGAGTTTCGTGATGGCCAACACGCTATTATAGCCGCCGCGCTAGACGGACAAGATTCGCTCGTGCTGCTTCCTACTGGCGGTGGTAAGTCATTGTGCTATCAAGTACCTGCTTTGATCCTTGATGGCGTCACAGTGGTCATTTCGCCACTTATTTCCCTCATGCAAGATCAGGTTGCGCAACTTCGTGCCCTTGGTGTTCAAGCCGCTTATATTAACAACAGCTTGCCATTTGAAGAACAACAAGCGGTGTATCAGCAACTGCATTATGGTCAAATTAAGCTTTTATATGTTGCACCAGAAAAAGTCTTACAGCATGATTTTTTAGAGCGTTTGAGCCATCTTAAGCTAGCCTTATTTGCGATTGATGAAGCCCATTGTGTATCGCATTGGGGGCACGATTTTAGGCCACATTACTGTAGGCTCAATGAATTAAAACAGCGTTTTATGCATGTGCCCATGATGGCCTTAACTGCCACAGCAGACAAAGCAACGCGCTACGATATTATTGAACAGCTCCAGCTTAATCACCCATACGTGCACACTGGCAGCTTCGACAGACCCAATATTCGTTACACCATTGAAGAAAAGTTCAAACCGATGGTGCAACTACTTCGTTATTTAAAAGAGCAGCAAAATCAAAGCGGTATAATTTACTGTACCAGCCGAAAACGGGTTGATGATGTGGCTGAAAAGCTCGCTGACGCAGGATTTAATGCCGCGGCTTATCATGCAGGTATGAGTAACGAGCAACGCCAATTTGTACAATCGGGCTTTGCTCGTGACGATATTCAAATTGTGGTCGCCACCGTTGCGTTTGGCATGGGCATCAACAAACCAAACGTGCGATTTGTAGTGCATTACGATATTCCAAAAAGCATTGAAGCCTATTACCAAGAAACAGGCCGTGCTGGTCGTGATGGCCTTGCAGCAGAAGCGATTATGTATTTTGATCCGGCTGATATCGGCCGCGTACGCCGCTTTTTTGAAGATATTGAGGACGAGCAACGTCGCCGTGTTGAAGAGCAGCGCTTTAACGCTATGGCCAGCTTTGCCGAAGCACAAACCTGTCGCAGACAAATCTTGCTCAATTACTTTAGTGAATACAAACGCGAAACGTGTGGCAACTGCGATATCTGCCTAAATCCACCAAAAAGCTTTGACGGTACACTGGTTGCCCAGCAAGCACTATCCTGTGTTTACCGTGCTGAGCAACGCTTTGGTATTGGTTATATTGTTGAGCTGTTGCGCGGCGCTAACACCAGTCGTATCCGTGATAATAATCACCACCAGCTAAGCACCTATGGGATAGGTAAAGATCACAGTGTGGAGTTTTGGCTGAGTATTTTAAGGCAGCTTATTCATCAGGGTTTATTGAGCCAAGACATCACACAAGGTTCTTCGCTTCGTTTAACCGAAGCTGCACGTGCAGTGCTTAAAAGTGAATACGCCCTACAGCTGGCAGAACCCCGCCTTCAAGCGAAACACGTATACCAAGATAAACTCGCTCAATTTAATTATGATAAAAAGCTGTTTGCGCGGCTGCGTGCTCTACGTAAGGAGCTTGCAGATGCGGACGATGTGCCGCCTTATGTGGTGTTCAATGATAAAACCCTTGCTGAAATGGCGCAGCTAATGCCAACCAATGACAGTGAGTTCTTGAAAGTATCGGGTGTTGGTTTTACAAAGCTTAACAAGTACGGGGCACCGTTTTTAAATACCATTCGCGATTACCTCGCAGCCAACTAG
- the rarD gene encoding EamA family transporter RarD: MPTNTEQRKGVIFACLAFFMWGLAPIYFKLLQDISAFEILMHRVIWSVLFLLLIIAVRHQWQRIRVALSQPKLLFMLVVTATLLGFNWGLFIWAVNNNHMLDASLGYYINPLLNVLLGMLFLGERLRKWQGVAVGLALCGVLLQLVNFGSFPVVAFSLAGSFAIYGLLRKKLPIESLPGLLLEALILLPVALIYWWLMVPTTSSDFTANNWHINLLLISAGVVTTLPLLCFTGAAKRLQYSTLGFFQYIGPSLMFVLAVAFYGEVFDAERVVTFACIWSALALFSWDSYRQSRKQRKAQLAAVTKPV; the protein is encoded by the coding sequence ATGCCTACCAATACCGAACAGCGAAAAGGGGTCATTTTCGCATGTTTAGCCTTTTTTATGTGGGGCTTAGCACCCATTTATTTTAAGCTTCTACAAGATATTTCTGCTTTTGAAATATTGATGCACCGTGTTATTTGGTCGGTGTTATTTTTACTTCTTATTATTGCTGTTCGTCATCAGTGGCAGCGAATTCGAGTTGCTTTAAGTCAGCCTAAACTGCTGTTTATGCTGGTGGTTACCGCTACCTTGTTGGGTTTTAATTGGGGGTTGTTTATTTGGGCGGTGAATAATAACCACATGCTGGATGCAAGCTTAGGTTATTACATAAACCCGCTTTTAAATGTATTACTAGGGATGCTTTTTTTAGGTGAGCGTTTACGTAAGTGGCAAGGTGTTGCAGTAGGTTTAGCCTTGTGCGGGGTACTGTTACAGTTGGTAAATTTTGGCTCTTTCCCTGTGGTTGCGTTCTCATTGGCGGGCTCGTTTGCTATTTATGGTTTACTACGTAAAAAGCTGCCTATTGAGTCATTACCAGGTTTGTTGCTCGAAGCGCTAATTTTACTGCCTGTTGCATTGATTTACTGGTGGTTAATGGTGCCGACTACAAGTTCAGATTTTACTGCTAATAATTGGCATATTAACTTATTGCTGATCAGTGCTGGTGTTGTGACAACTTTACCTCTTTTATGTTTTACAGGTGCAGCTAAGCGCTTGCAATACAGTACCTTAGGTTTTTTCCAGTATATAGGTCCGAGTTTAATGTTTGTGCTTGCTGTGGCGTTTTATGGTGAAGTATTTGATGCTGAGCGGGTGGTCACATTTGCGTGTATTTGGAGTGCGTTGGCATTATTTAGTTGGGACTCTTATCGCCAAAGCCGTAAGCAGCGAAAAGCACAGCTAGCCGCCGTAACTAAGCCAGTATAA
- a CDS encoding diguanylate cyclase: protein MTRRLLIIEDTPTIARVQKHIAQKVGYEADIASSLAEAKELISQHSYFCAVVDFILPDAPTGEAVPCTIAADIPTIVMTGNLDETTRNIVEKHPIIDYITKENKQAYQYLEKQLARLPRNEQVQVLVVDDSASTRHHICNLLTRHKYQVLEAEDGVQALKVLAENPTISVIITDNEMPNMNGDELCVEIRRLYSNDEKAIIGISALDTLHLSTRFLKSGADDYLRKPFNSEEFYCRLSQNVDMLENIKTIRLQANTDYLTKLPNRRYFFGEANSHLKAAKLANNQVSLGMIDIDHFKAINDKYGHDAGDEVLKGLAQCMQTYFKDNLVGRFGGEEFAVYFADQDAEKAYQRLEKFRLFVQKHSTEFSKDKIAFTLSIGFHNGPVYSLDELIKQADLKLYQAKESGRNKLVS from the coding sequence GTGACTCGAAGACTATTAATAATTGAAGATACGCCAACCATTGCGCGAGTGCAAAAGCATATCGCGCAAAAAGTTGGCTATGAAGCGGATATTGCCAGTTCTTTAGCTGAGGCAAAAGAGCTCATTAGCCAACACAGTTACTTTTGCGCTGTTGTTGATTTTATTCTTCCTGATGCGCCAACCGGTGAAGCTGTACCTTGTACCATTGCAGCCGACATCCCTACCATCGTAATGACTGGTAACCTTGATGAAACCACACGCAATATTGTTGAAAAACACCCTATTATTGATTACATCACTAAAGAAAATAAACAAGCATATCAATACCTAGAAAAGCAACTTGCTCGCCTGCCTCGTAATGAGCAAGTTCAAGTACTCGTGGTTGATGATTCTGCATCCACTCGCCATCATATTTGTAACCTGCTCACACGGCATAAATACCAAGTATTAGAGGCTGAAGATGGTGTGCAAGCATTAAAAGTCCTCGCTGAGAATCCAACCATTTCCGTTATTATCACCGACAACGAAATGCCGAATATGAACGGTGATGAGCTCTGTGTCGAGATTCGCCGTTTATACTCAAACGATGAAAAAGCAATTATTGGTATATCAGCACTTGATACATTGCATCTTTCAACACGCTTTTTAAAATCAGGTGCAGATGACTACCTGCGTAAACCATTTAATAGCGAAGAGTTTTATTGTCGGCTTAGCCAGAACGTCGACATGCTTGAGAATATTAAAACGATTCGTTTACAGGCAAACACTGACTATCTTACAAAACTCCCTAACCGCCGCTACTTTTTTGGTGAAGCAAATAGCCACTTAAAAGCCGCTAAACTTGCCAACAATCAAGTCTCTTTAGGAATGATCGATATAGATCATTTTAAAGCAATTAACGATAAATACGGCCACGATGCAGGGGATGAAGTTTTAAAAGGGCTAGCGCAATGTATGCAAACCTACTTCAAAGATAACCTTGTTGGTCGTTTTGGTGGTGAAGAGTTTGCGGTGTACTTTGCAGATCAAGACGCTGAAAAAGCATACCAACGATTAGAAAAATTTCGTCTCTTTGTCCAAAAGCACAGTACTGAATTTAGTAAAGATAAAATCGCCTTCACCTTATCGATAGGCTTTCATAATGGGCCTGTTTATAGCCTTGATGAACTTATAAAACAGGCCGACTTAAAACTTTATCAAGCCAAAGAAAGTGGCCGTAACAAACTAGTGAGTTAA
- a CDS encoding DUF413 domain-containing protein, with protein sequence MSIDISSLRQAFASQRQFYDDQNFPRGFGRSGHFTLLEADILEQHGVILKGLYNKTLEPQNEFQTQFVQVVTGNLEATNPIERAWIKYLKQTTCKTKFHTLFGRSRIASPTSQSVEYYSESDSL encoded by the coding sequence ATGAGCATTGACATTTCATCACTTCGTCAGGCATTTGCAAGCCAACGTCAATTTTATGATGATCAAAATTTCCCACGCGGTTTTGGTCGTAGTGGTCACTTCACTTTGCTAGAAGCCGACATTCTCGAACAGCATGGTGTTATATTAAAGGGTTTATACAACAAAACCCTAGAACCACAAAATGAATTTCAAACTCAATTTGTACAAGTTGTTACAGGTAATTTAGAAGCCACTAATCCGATTGAGCGCGCTTGGATAAAATACCTTAAACAGACAACCTGCAAAACTAAGTTTCACACTTTATTTGGTCGCTCTCGAATTGCAAGTCCAACATCGCAGAGTGTTGAATATTATTCTGAGTCAGACAGCTTATAA
- a CDS encoding LysR family transcriptional regulator, with amino-acid sequence MDIDLLKTFVEVVRTRHFGKAAENLYITQSAVSFRIRQLEQGLGVNLFIRQRNNIQLTAPGERLLPHAQMIITGMQRAKVDVALADNMHKQISLAGTPNVWDAFLQFGITNIVSAMPGVSLVAEVKAQQESTRLLLERTLDLAVLFDPPKVDELVVKRICELPIIPVSAFEAANSENFFDNQYVYVDWGTSFSLWHAREFNGHAPPYFRTSTGRIALDLILKCGGSAFIPQLLVEEQLKAGELYHVEDVAHTSRDVFVAYHKDNEQTPLLEKLVNLLMELKISYK; translated from the coding sequence ATGGATATCGATTTATTGAAGACTTTTGTTGAAGTCGTGCGCACGCGCCATTTCGGCAAAGCAGCTGAGAATTTATATATTACGCAGTCTGCGGTGAGTTTTCGGATCCGACAATTAGAGCAAGGTCTAGGTGTTAACTTATTTATTCGTCAGCGTAATAATATTCAATTAACAGCACCAGGCGAGCGATTATTGCCTCATGCACAAATGATCATAACTGGCATGCAAAGGGCAAAAGTCGATGTAGCTCTGGCAGATAATATGCACAAGCAAATTAGCCTAGCAGGCACCCCAAATGTTTGGGATGCATTTTTGCAGTTCGGTATTACTAATATAGTCTCTGCAATGCCTGGTGTGTCACTTGTGGCTGAAGTTAAGGCTCAACAAGAAAGCACTCGTTTATTACTAGAGCGTACATTAGATCTTGCTGTGCTGTTCGATCCTCCGAAGGTGGATGAACTTGTTGTTAAGCGAATATGTGAACTACCAATCATTCCTGTTAGTGCCTTTGAAGCTGCAAATAGTGAAAACTTTTTCGATAATCAGTATGTGTATGTTGATTGGGGAACGTCCTTTTCGTTATGGCATGCACGTGAGTTTAATGGCCATGCACCTCCTTATTTTAGAACCAGTACAGGACGTATAGCACTCGATTTAATTTTAAAATGTGGCGGCAGTGCATTTATTCCTCAACTACTGGTTGAGGAGCAATTAAAGGCGGGTGAGCTTTATCATGTTGAAGATGTGGCCCACACGTCCCGTGATGTGTTTGTTGCGTATCATAAAGACAATGAACAAACCCCACTACTGGAAAAATTGGTCAACCTCTTGATGGAGTTAAAAATAAGTTATAAGTAG
- a CDS encoding DUF1015 family protein, with protein sequence MGFDKRTFCIYEVSQKNSLLAGVLTEFDLSDLNSHVLLPHESVSVSHAMKLKKYVTQKQFVLPPSLLIGPLDINLFAWRTASEKVASWENESDKSEHSIYLIKCDSINQQLYNLLSNKQDWLIADGHHRVFAAKQLHSSQRKLMVWLTAKEDVVVKSFTLQVKISTPLHMQTLVKHLAQFGIVECDKKLADYALVNKDKTRYFSLHGNNADSYRIQTQLRQALCKLPQFVSLVPSSISTTSEDALTITVSCRDPYIEDIFAAAKAGKYFPEKSTLFTHKADSRVLDYLNQQAVCA encoded by the coding sequence ATGGGATTCGATAAACGGACGTTTTGTATTTATGAGGTGTCTCAAAAAAACTCTCTGCTTGCGGGTGTGTTGACTGAATTTGACTTGTCAGACTTGAATAGCCATGTGTTATTACCTCATGAGTCTGTTAGTGTTTCACATGCGATGAAACTAAAAAAATACGTTACCCAAAAGCAGTTTGTTTTGCCTCCTAGTCTCTTAATTGGCCCGCTTGACATAAATTTATTTGCTTGGCGCACTGCGAGTGAAAAAGTAGCTAGTTGGGAAAATGAGAGCGATAAAAGCGAACACAGTATTTATTTAATTAAATGTGACTCCATAAACCAGCAACTTTATAATTTATTATCTAACAAGCAAGATTGGTTGATTGCAGATGGCCACCATCGGGTATTTGCAGCCAAACAGTTACACTCATCTCAAAGAAAGTTAATGGTTTGGCTTACAGCAAAAGAAGATGTTGTCGTGAAAAGTTTTACGCTTCAAGTCAAAATTTCAACCCCCCTGCACATGCAAACCCTTGTAAAGCATCTAGCGCAATTTGGTATTGTTGAATGTGATAAAAAGCTAGCAGATTACGCGCTTGTGAATAAAGACAAGACGAGGTACTTTTCTTTACACGGAAATAATGCTGACTCTTATCGTATTCAAACTCAGCTGCGTCAGGCTTTGTGCAAGCTACCGCAGTTTGTGAGCCTTGTTCCGTCATCTATTAGTACGACTAGCGAGGACGCATTAACGATCACTGTGTCATGCCGAGATCCATACATTGAAGATATATTTGCTGCCGCCAAAGCGGGCAAATACTTTCCTGAAAAGTCGACCTTATTTACGCATAAGGCCGACAGTCGAGTGCTTGATTATTTAAATCAACAGGCAGTTTGTGCTTAA